GAACATTATCCAATATCCATAATCCTTTTTATTCTTACATGGAACCCAAGTTACAAAACCAGTTCTGCCACCGTATGGTTGGCACTCTTTACTCTTTGTACCTGGAATAGCATACATTATATACATTAACTTTCCTTCTTTGTTACACTTATACCCCATACAATAATGTTCATGTTTACATATATATGAATAATAACAAAGCATAGGATAATACATTACAGTATATCTATGATAATCTGAGTTATCATACATATCATCTAAATCTTTTACAGGCACCTTGTACCATACACTATATGGTATCTCCTTAGATATATGATCTACTTCTTCAAATCCGCAACATATACCTTTAAAGTAGTTCCCAAGTTTCCCTATAGGATAGTTATTTTTACAGCAACAGTCATCCATATGTTTTTTATGTTTCTTGTGTTTACGAACCATATCTTCTAAAGTACAGTATTCTATTTCTTCATTGTTATCTAATGTACCTATTTCATTCATAAACATATCCACATACTCTTTTTCTTTAATGCTAGTATCATCCTCTTTATCATATTTTGTATCTACACTATGTTCTATTTCCTTATTAATTTCACATTCTGTACATTTTTTAAATTCTTTCATCTCAACTTCAGCCGTTACAGGCTCTTTTTTCACACTTATCTCTTTTTCTTGTACATTTTCTCTTTCTAGCTCTACCTCTTTTTCTTCTACACTTTCTTTTTCTAGCTCTATTTCCTTTTCATCCACATTTTCCATAGGTTCTTTTCTTATATTAGTTTCTATTGTGTCATTAATTTCCCTAGATTCACACTTTACCTCTTCTTCATTTTTAGCAGGAATCTCGTCTTTATCTTCCCTCACTTCTTTATTATCATCAACTTTTGATTGAACTTTTTCCTCATATTCCTTAAATTCTTTTGAGTCCAGTTCTTCTTTAACTTCACTTATATCACTATTTTTTCTAGTTTCTTTTTCCTTCTCAGTAGGTTTTTCTTCTTCATCTTTTCTTTCTTCTTTGTATACTTTTACAACCTCATACCCCTTCCAATCCCTTGGGACATCATTATTAGTAAATCCACTCATTAAAGAAATTATGTTATTATCTATTACTTTTGCAATAGAAGCCCCTATGATATGTGACATAGAAATTTTAGAGTTAGCAATATTATCCAATTCATATTCACTATTCACATCGATTCTGCCTTGTTCATCTGTTGATAATTTTCCTGTTACTACAAGTTTCTTCTTGTTTTTATCATCACAAACTAAAACCATATAATATGGTTCCATATCAGGATTTATGTTTTGAGCATAGAAATAGACCTTGCACTTATTATTCTTTTTTTCTAGCTTAACATATCCAGAAGAACTCTTCTCTCTCTCTAAGGCATAACCTTTTTCATCTTCTTGTAATATTATAAAGTATCTTGAATAACTTTTTTTAGAAGCCAATTTAGTCCCTCCATATACAACATATTCTTTATAATATATGAAAGGACTTTTGAAAAGTGAACTTATTTAGTTAAATTATTTAAATTTCAATATAGTATTAGTTAAATTTGCAAATTCTTGAAGAGTTAAGGTCTCTCCTCTTCTTTTTGAATCTATTTTACTTTCCTCAAAAATATTCTCCATAGTGCCTTTTTCAATACCTAAATTTTTCGTTGCGTTCCAAAGTGTTTTTCTCCTCATGTTAAAAGCGGCTCTTACTACTGCAAAAAACATCTTTTCATCTTGAACCTCTACACTAGGTTTTTCTAACTTCTCAAGCTTAATTACTATGGATTCTACTTTAGGTCTTGGAATAAAGCAACTAGGTGAAACTTTTCTTATAATTTCTGTATTACAATAATATTGAGTTAATATAGATAATGCCCCATATTCCTTTGTATTAGGGTCAGCTGCCATTCTCTCTGCTACTTCCTTCTGTATCATTATAGTTAATGACTTAAAATTACATCCTTCTGTAAGTAATTTAGAAATTATAGGTGTAGTTACATAGTATGGCAGATTAGCAACTATTTTTACAGAGTTTTCTTCCTCTATAATATCTTTAAAATCTATCTTTAATGCATCTTTATTAATTAGCATAAAATTATCAAAAGAAGAAAGCTCTGTTTGTAATATCGGTATTAATCTGCTATCTAATTCCACTGCACAAACCTTTTTAGCTCGTTTTAAAAGTTCTTTAGTTAACGTCCCAACTCCAGGACCTATTTCAATTATAAAATCTTCTTTAGTTACATTAGCTGAATCTAATATATCAGAAAGAACAGTCTCATCAATTAAAAAATTCTGTCCTAGACTTTTAGAAAACTTAAAGTCATATCTATTTACTAGTTCTTTAGTATTTAAATTATCCATAACACAGCTCCTTTAAATTTTATCTTCTATTCTATTTAAAGCTTCTACAAATTCTTCTTTACTTATACCATAATTGTTAAGCCTAGTAATAATTTGATTTGTGTTACCATATC
The nucleotide sequence above comes from Hathewaya histolytica. Encoded proteins:
- the rsmA gene encoding 16S rRNA (adenine(1518)-N(6)/adenine(1519)-N(6))-dimethyltransferase RsmA — encoded protein: MDNLNTKELVNRYDFKFSKSLGQNFLIDETVLSDILDSANVTKEDFIIEIGPGVGTLTKELLKRAKKVCAVELDSRLIPILQTELSSFDNFMLINKDALKIDFKDIIEEENSVKIVANLPYYVTTPIISKLLTEGCNFKSLTIMIQKEVAERMAADPNTKEYGALSILTQYYCNTEIIRKVSPSCFIPRPKVESIVIKLEKLEKPSVEVQDEKMFFAVVRAAFNMRRKTLWNATKNLGIEKGTMENIFEESKIDSKRRGETLTLQEFANLTNTILKFK